A stretch of DNA from Clupea harengus unplaced genomic scaffold, Ch_v2.0.2, whole genome shotgun sequence:
AGTGGCTGGACTGCCTGTCTTGGCAGTTGCCCCGTACTGAACCCAGACTCTCACAGTGGCTGGACTGCCTGTCTTGGCAGTTGCCCCGTActgcctctcttttcctcttgccTCCCACTTTGTCTTTGCTGCTGGTGCCATTTCCCAGAAGAAGCTGTAGTACAGTACGTCTTTCCAGAAGGTTCTCAATTTCAGAAGCAGACTGCGAGGACTCTGGCCGTCGTGAGGGTATCACGTAGGTCCCTTCTGATCTAGGTGAGGGGCTCTGCTGAACTGGAGCTGTGAGTTTTTCCAGTAAAGTCACACTATGATCAAGCTTCATTTCCTGAGGGGGGGGCCTCTGGACAGAGGGCATGGAGGTCTTGAGTGGCGGGGGTGAGCTCACACATGCTTTCCCAGACTGGGCTAAATTCTGCAGTAATTTACTGGCACTGAAAGCGGGCTCTGTGGCGCTTGGCTCACTTGGGAAGGATTTGTTTTTACACAGATCTAAGGGAATGgactgtgaatgagaagagtCGTATAAACTGTAAGGAGAGGATGCACTGCTGGTGTCTTTGCCATATGACAAAGCGGGTAAGATCAGGGGGCTTTTGCTAACAAGTCCACATTGAGGGCTGAGAGTCCTTATTTCCTCACACCTATTAACTACAGTCTGTCTAGCCACAGGCGCCCCACTAACCTTGGGGATTATGACTGGGTGCAAATCTGGATTATCCAGACTTTTGTTTACATTCTCGTTATTTTTATGATCTAGCAGCAACTGCAAAAGTGTAACCTTGTGATGGGGCTTCATTTCAGGGTTGCTTTCAAGCTCCCTCTCCTTGCTGCGAACCGTCGAGGGCAGAGGGGGGTCGGGCTTCCACTTGTTTATCAGAGATTCTGTAATTCTGTCTAAAgccggagaggaggaggtggaggaggaagaggaaggggaggagatgggaggtgGGGCACTGACCCTCCTGCTCTTCAGAGAGAGATCTATTGGGGAGCAGCTGGAGCTACAGCTCTCTGCATCACTACTGTCTTTGGGGAAGCTGCTGTCAGGGGTGGAGTGGCCCCCGTCGGAGAGCACAGGCGAGCCTCGGGTAGATGTGCTGCTGAAGTCACCGCGCAGGTGGCCCTGACTGTTGAGCTGATGCTGCGTGTTGTGGTTGTTCAACAGCTGTAAGAGTAAACTGCTGCAATTTTGAGATGGCCTGCTGGCAAAAGGCCTCTCAAAGGGCCGCCGCTCTCGGAAAGGAAGCAGCGGACGAGGGGAGCTCCCTGTCCTGCCGTGCCCTGGGGGAGTCCCGCTCAGACTCTGCCTGCTGGAGGCTAATGCCATTTGGGGGGCAGATCCGTTTTTGGCATGTAAGGAGCTTAGAGTGTCTGATGTGGTCATGGGTTTTGTGTCCTGCGTTTGTGTGGCCATGGCTGCCAGCCTTTCGCTCGCGGAGCGCCCGGCGAGCTGTGCTTTGAGGGCCTGCTCACGAGAGTACTGCTGCAAGTGAGCCTCACTGGACAGGAGGAGAGCCAGCTGACTGCATGCCACGCTGGGGCGGGGGGACGGGGCGGGACTGGACCTGATGTTCACCAGGTTAGCCACCGCTTTCAGCCGCTGGGCACAGGACAGCGACTCAGTGGAGGAGGACTGGCCGTTCTTCTGCAATCCTTTTGGAGACTCACTTTGCCTCTCTTGGCTGGTGCGTCGGCGCTGGTAAGGCACACTGTTGCTCTGGTTCTGGGCTTTGCTCTTCTTTATCAAACCTTTGAGGCGATTGGTGGCGGATTCTCGGCATGGTCCAGCTTCTTTCTCGCCCTCCTGTTGGCTCTTGTTGATATGGCTGCTGccgtcctgctgctgctgctgctgctgctcctggtgATGCTTCAGGCTTTGAACAAGCTGCTGTGACAGCGCCACGTTCTGGAGTCTTGAGCTGAAGGACTGCAGCAGGGAAGCAAGCAGGGTACTCTCGCCTTTGCACTTAGAAGAGCCGTTAAGGGCAGCGGCGTGCTCCTCGGGGTCTCCGGGTCTCTGGCCATTCAACTCTGCAGGTGGCGTCGGCCTCTTTCTGCTCTCGTGCTCCGTCCAGGCCTCAGACCTCAGCAGCCGGGCCTTCTTGAGGTGCTGCGTGAGCCCGCTGTGGGGTGCCATCCTCTCCGGGTCTGGGCCTTGTggcagtggaggtggaggggcaTGGTTAGGCTGCCCTTGGCTCGGTGTAGAGGCTTTGCTGTTGCCTTGCTCCTGGTTGCCCTGCCCTGCCTGGCATCTCTGTGTAGCTGTGGCACCCTGCCCTCCGGTGACCCGATGCATTAGGAGGCCTTCAAGATAAGTCAGAACAGCAGAATCTTGGTGGCGTTTCAGGGCCAGGTTCCTCCCCATGAGTCATGTTCAACACTATAGGCTCGTATACGGTTCGCCACCACGACAGatcaattacatttaaaaaaaaaaaaaagaaaaagaaaaaaaggcttcCCCTCTTCTTCGTCCTCTTTTAAGATAAGAATCAGTGATCTTAAAAAGTTACAAAAGATACAAAATATTATGATGGAGATGTCTTTTCATCCAGTCTTGAAGAGGAACAAAGGGAGCATGCATGCATCAGATGTCTTCCCAGATTAACCAGACGAGCGTGTGTGcgtcatggctgtgtgtgtccactgaagAGGGACGTTCATGTGGGTTTGAGAGGATTGAACCGGGGCGTGTCGGAGCCTCCCCCGGGGAACTCCATGGCAGCCGCCGCCGTGCGCTCAGTCTGCCCCAAGGCTTGGAGGATGGATGCCTGCGAGGATACTCGTCCACAGCCTAACCTTCTGACCACGGGCTCACCCACAGAAGAACCTACaatgaaatacaaaacaattGAGCATGAAAAACCCTGGGGAATGACAAGGCAGCATTTCTCATCCAAGGCATTAAACTGCCAAACATTCCTGCAATTATTGCATTATTTCAGTTTATTGCAAGGCATGGTTTTCTCCCTTGCAATTGGATGAATTTAATTTGATGACAAAATAAATTGGGTACCCACAAATGCTAATAATGCTTGCTCTCTGAGCCCGTCTCAAACTTTTTTCACCATAAAACAAATTACTGAAATTGATATAGAAAGAAATAAACCACAGAcataaataatacaatacaatacagcaaGATTTTCACTGAGAAAGTGGAAAAAAATGTAAGAGAGAATGCACTGCCCTTCCCACTCACTACTCTTGAGggtatgtgtgaatgagggcaggcaggcaggcaggcaggcaggcagtctgGATCTGGCCCTATGCAGCACATTAAATGTGGGTCTGTTCTAGCATGCATGCACTGTGTCTTCCAAGAGCTCGTTTTCCCTCTCATGCGAAAGATCTTGGCCAAGGATTAGTCCTGCGCACGCACTTACGTGCACACTGtcactgcactcactcacacactctcacttgcCCTTTCCTCCCCCAGCTGCCACACGCATGAGACCCAGGTCTACCCAGGACTCTGGTTAGGGCAAACAAGGTCACGGAAAAAGGAGCAAGTAACCTACAATTAGCCCACTGCTTACTGTGGCCACTGCCAATTAGGTAAAGGACTTAGTCCCCAAAGAGGCTCATTATGGCTTCAATATACATAATagtgaaagacaaagagagacttgATTGATTGGACAGGTATTAAGTAAAACAACGAAGACGGAGCAATCCCTGCAAAGACAAGATGTCTTGACAGAACTGCTGCCAAGATAACCCATTTGAATGCCAAGAGTGAGGCTACTGCTCTTTATGCACTTCTAGAGCAGAACACACATATGGGCCAAGAACAATGTCCAACTCACTGAACCAAACATGACTGGACAAGCTCCaagttttttcaatgttttcaGAGTTATTAGAAGAAAGAAAACCATGGAACCATAGCAAGAGGAGACACTTGTGTATGAGGGCCACTTAGAATAGCATTTATGTTGGGTGAGGTTGGAGTCACAGCCCAAGCCCTTTCTGGCCAGAGCACATGCAAtagctctgtgttgtgtgtgtgtatgtatgtgtgtgtgctgtgtgtgtgtatgtatgtgcgcgtgcatgtgtgcatatgtatgtgtgcgtgcatgtgtgcatgtgtgtggcagtTTATGGAGAGGAAGCAGATCAGTGTGTTTGAGGTCACGCCCCCTCATGCTCCCATTCCCTCCTCTGCggtcccccccaccaccaccacaaccagaGCTGTGTcagcgcctgcctgcctgccgcctcccctcctccctcctcttcatccctgCTAACCCACAACCAGCTCACAACCAGCTGCAGCGATCACCTAAAGAGCCCACACGCAACACCATCattgtactctgtgtgtgtgtgtgtgtgtgtgtgtgtgtgtgtgtgtgtatctatgtctgtgtgtgtgtgtgtatctatgtctgtgtgtgtgtgtgtgtgtgtgtgtgtggtctgtgtggtggCATTCTGCCCTAAAAAGTGTTTTAGTATTTTACAGCAGTTTCCACTCTACATTTTCAAACTGGAACAACGGTTGTTGTAGATGTAGATGATCGTGGCACAGAATCCAGAATCTGGCCTGAAGTCAAATGGAGGCAGTCAGTAGTGACTGCAGTAGGAGAAGAGGCCTGATCTGAGCTGAAATTAGGAAGAGGACTATGGCGCTTGATTTCACTTCACACATAGGAATACCTTTCCCTGCTGATGACAGCCATTTGAACCATCATCGCACTGATTCTTCGCCTTTACCACTGACCCTGACAATTAACCCACAAGGCACAGAAGTAAGGAACGAAAACCACTCACAAGGGAGTTAAATTACAGCATTTCGGCCCAGTAATTAAAGGCTTGGGAGACTTCACCAGAAAACCAAGAGTGATCTGTTAAGGTGGAATATTAAGCCTGTGGGTCCCTGTGCCAAACTAGGCCAACTCTGACACTACGTACAGCCCATCTTCAGAGCGGCCCCTTGGGTGGGCTCTGCCACTAATTGGCACCTTAACTTGCAGAGCATGGATGGAGTGCATGGGAGTGGATGGGGGACCGTGAGGCCTTGTCAAGCTGCTACCCCTGCATGACAAAGAGGTACTCGGAGCCAAACCCCATTCCTTTTAACGAAAGAGCTAAACAAATCCCAAAACAAACCTGCCCACAGCTAAAGGCCTGACTGAGGCAGTCCAATCAGAGCATCCCTCTGTTGCCGTCGCCTTTTTAGAGTTACGTGAGATCATCTTGTGTCCTAGCCAGTTGAAATGGGATTATGAGGTTTTAAATACACACTAAACTGTGTTGGTCATTCTATTTATGTTCACTGTGCAGTCATTATTGAGTATCAAAACCACCCTCATTCACTCTCAATTTCTTGGCCAATCAACTGGGGTAGATAGTTTACATTTGACCATTAaatctattttatttatattttagcaGTCGGCTGCAATTAGGATCTCCCTTTCCACAACATCAGTTCGATAGGAGCCCGTGCTTACTCTTCTGTTCATGTTGATGACATCACTACTGTATGCCAACAGGCAACATAAGTGCTCGACAGCAGTCATCTCCAAATGAGAACTTCAAGAATGTTTTTTGTCCGATGGGTGACTTGATTAAACAAAATGGTAAAAAAGGTTTCGATATTATCTGATTTGAATGTCCCATTTCTTAAACCAGAGGTGCTAAGATGAATTGAGCCCCAAAAAAGTACCAGATAATAAATGAAATCCCCTCATCCGGAAATTGTAATCCATTTGTGCTATTTAAAATGCATgatgaggcaaaaaaaaacctgcaagaTCCCCTGTTTCAAGTCAAGGTCACTCTTGCTCACTGCTGAGTCTCTCTGGTTGATGCAACAGCTGGCGCCCATACAAGGCATTAGGTTCTAATAAAAAGTGACAAACCTGCCCTTGTTGGTGTGGATCACATCTAACACCTGACAACTCTTGCTTAGCATATGTGGCCTGGGTATTAAAGATGTCTCAAGGTTAGATTGTATTTACGAAGGAGACAGATGCCCAGCAAGGACTgaggaaagacagacacagctgCCTTGATACGGCCCAACAATAAGACTGCCTTGGTCGACAGAGGCACAAAATCACTTGTGTAACTGCAACAAGCACATTCCTGAGATAGCCTTCAGTGACTCAGTCAATCAGGGCCACGCACCACTCAAACTAGGTCACTGTGACCTACTTCCAAAGGAGCATGACGGGCATCACGCATCGATGTTCACGGCTGGAGCACGCCCCTCACTGTGGCTTCACCCATTACAAAGCCAGACTTGAGCAAGTTGGtttgggttgggggggtggggggagggagagaagaaaggcctGAGCTtgacctacatacacacaacctaaAGATGTCTCCTGGTCCTTTGAAAAGGACTCCCCTCCCCCATAGGTCAGTCGTGAGGAGGCTCTATTCACTGGAACCTAAATATTAAAGACAGAGAGGTTATTTACCCCTCGACAGATTTAACACCAGTGCCTGTGGAATAAATGTCAGGAACCGCAGCTCTTTACTGCTCTTTACTGTACTCCACATATGTGCGGCCATTTTCTCCCATCCATCTGGGCAAAACGGGGGAATGGATAGAAAATAAACCCCCCCCAGTGTCACCAGAAGAAGCCGTGTACACAATCCACTACAGCTTGCCATGGGTGAGAAATTTGGCAAGCTCCGACAGTTAGGAAGGCAGaataaatatttgtgtttcttgCCTAGATGGGGAAATGTCTTGCCCTGAGGGGAGATTTAAGTGGGCATGGGAAATAGTACAGGAACTGTTTGTCTGTGATATCCGTTGATAGCACTCTGTGGTCCAtcccatcacatcacatcacgtcACGGAGATGCCTGCCATACTGCATGAGGTAAACAGATCTGTGAGGGCCTTCTTATGAACGACacaaggaaagaggagagaaggaccaCTCTGACCTACATATACTGATGTTTATGGAATCATAGGATGCATAAAGTTGTCCAAAAAGTTCACAGCAATATCTTTGCTATACTTCAAGGCAAGG
This window harbors:
- the LOC122130478 gene encoding nuclear receptor-interacting protein 1-like; amino-acid sequence: MHRVTGGQGATATQRCQAGQGNQEQGNSKASTPSQGQPNHAPPPPLPQGPDPERMAPHSGLTQHLKKARLLRSEAWTEHESRKRPTPPAELNGQRPGDPEEHAAALNGSSKCKGESTLLASLLQSFSSRLQNVALSQQLVQSLKHHQEQQQQQQQDGSSHINKSQQEGEKEAGPCRESATNRLKGLIKKSKAQNQSNSVPYQRRRTSQERQSESPKGLQKNGQSSSTESLSCAQRLKAVANLVNIRSSPAPSPRPSVACSQLALLLSSEAHLQQYSREQALKAQLAGRSASERLAAMATQTQDTKPMTTSDTLSSLHAKNGSAPQMALASSRQSLSGTPPGHGRTGSSPRPLLPFRERRPFERPFASRPSQNCSSLLLQLLNNHNTQHQLNSQGHLRGDFSSTSTRGSPVLSDGGHSTPDSSFPKDSSDAESCSSSCSPIDLSLKSRRVSAPPPISSPSSSSSTSSSPALDRITESLINKWKPDPPLPSTVRSKERELESNPEMKPHHKVTLLQLLLDHKNNENVNKSLDNPDLHPVIIPKVSGAPVARQTVVNRCEEIRTLSPQCGLVSKSPLILPALSYGKDTSSASSPYSLYDSSHSQSIPLDLCKNKSFPSEPSATEPAFSASKLLQNLAQSGKACVSSPPPLKTSMPSVQRPPPQEMKLDHSVTLLEKLTAPVQQSPSPRSEGTYVIPSRRPESSQSASEIENLLERRTVLQLLLGNGTSSKDKVGGKRKREAVRGNCQDRQSSHCESLGSVRGNCQDRQS